A part of Anabas testudineus chromosome 9, fAnaTes1.2, whole genome shotgun sequence genomic DNA contains:
- the pdlim2 gene encoding PDZ and LIM domain protein 2, with the protein MAQTVNLIGPSPWGFRISGGRDFKKAITVSKVNDGSKAERADLQPGDIILEINGENTTDMLNVEAQNKIKNSKTHLQLVIERPEPPSPGQTNGIGTPEQLTGRFQEAVIVSRDENQNYREYTISSSVSPGPYSPPPPASPNGKRESLTSTNNKSVQLRSWSPEERSHRLSRPLSQEFSPSDYRSNSVSSRTPTPPGRYSPHSPTDRDVPMSPRRSSSSSDFAMQRFDRDSEVYKMIQENKESRSAPRQSNTFKMLQEVLEADEKEAALRFPGKLSPSAPKASTSVAGVSKYHTCEKCGTNIVTQAVRITDERFRHPECYTCTDCGLNLRMRGHFWVGEVMYCEKHAKQRYQGPGSPPSATVSPRQ; encoded by the exons ATGGCGCAGACAGTGAACCTGATTGGTCCTTCACCATGGGGCTTCAGAATCTCTGGAGGAAGGGACTTCAAGAAGGCCATAACTGTATCAAAG GTCAATGATGGCAGCAAGGCAGAGCGGGCAGACCTGCAACCAGGTGACATTATCTTGGAAATCAACGGAGAAAACACGACCGACATGCTGAACGTGGAGGCTCAGAACAAGATCAAGAACTCAAAGACCCATCTGCAGCTGGTGATAGAGAG ACCTGAACCTCCCAGTCCTGGACAGACCAATGGAATCGGCACACCTGAACAGCTCACAGGACGCTTCCAG GAGGCAGTGATAGTGAGTCGCGATGAGAACCAGAACTACAGAGAGTACACCATTTCTAGCTCTGTGTCCCCTGGACCCTATTCACCACCCCCTCCTGCCAGCCCCAATGGGAAGAGAGAGAGCCTGACATCCACCAACAACAAGAG TGTCCAGCTGCGCTCATGGTCTCCAGAGGAAAGGAGTCACAGACTGTCCAGACCACTGTCGCAG GAATTCTCCCCTTCAGACTACAGAAGTAACTCTGTGTCCAGCAGAACCCCAACCCCACCAGGGCGCTACTCACCCCATAGCCCCACTGATCGGGATGTCCCCATGTCTCCCCGACGCAG cAGTTCAAGCTCTGACTTTGCCATGCAGAGGTTCGACAGGGACTCCGAGGTGTACAAGATGATCCAGGAGAATAAAGAATCCCGCTCCGCACCTCGTCAGTCCAACACCTTTAAAATGCTGCAAGAGGTCCTGGAGGCTGATGAGAAAG aGGCAGCCCTCCGGTTCCCAGGGAAACTTTCGCCCAGCGCCCCCAAAGCAAGCACGTCAGTGGCAGGAGTCAGCAAATACCACACCTGTGAGAAGTGTGGCACCAACATTGT CACACAGGCTGTGCGCATCACAGACGAACGCTTCCGCCACCCAGAGTGCTACACCTGCACAGATTGCGGTCTCAACCTCAGGATGAGAGGTCACTTTTGGGTTGGAGAAGTGATGTACTGTGAGAAACACGCCAAACAGAGGTACCAGGGCCCAGGTAGCCCCCCTTCAGCCACTGTGTCCCCTCGCCAATGA